The following are encoded together in the Brassica napus cultivar Da-Ae chromosome A9, Da-Ae, whole genome shotgun sequence genome:
- the LOC106405649 gene encoding CDPK-related kinase 5-like, giving the protein MGLCHSNSRHPDRVPAGNSPLPASESVKAPPLSTSGDGDLSAATNEGKKSPFFPFYSPSPAHSFFSKKTPARSPANSSSTPKRFFKRPFPPPSPAKHIRAVLARRHGSVKPNSAAIPEGGEAEGVGLDKSFGFSKSFASKYEVGDEVGRGHFGYTCAAKFKKGDCKGQQVAVKVIPKAKMTTAIAIEDVRREVKILRALSGHDNLPHFYDAYEDHDNVYIVMELCEGGELLDRILSRGGKYTEEDAKTVMIQILNVVAFCHLQGVVHRDLKPENFLFTSKEDTSQLKAIDFGLSDYVRPDERLNDIVGSAYYVAPEVLHRSYSTEADIWSVGVIVYILLCGSRPFWARTESGIFRSVLKADPSFDDPPWPLLSSEARDFVKRLLNKDPRKRLTAAQALSHPWIKDSNDAKIPLDILVFKLMRAYLRSSSLRKAALRALSKTLTVDELFYLREQFALLEPNKNGTISLENIKSALMKMATDAMKDSRIPEFLAQLSALQYRRMDFEEFCAAALSVHQLEALDRWEQHARCAYELFEKEGNRPIMIDELASELGLGPSVPVHAVLHDWLRHTDGKLSFLGFVKLLHGVSSRTIKAH; this is encoded by the exons ATGGGTCTCTGTCATTCCAATTCTCGTCACCCCGACCGAGTTCCCGCCGGAAACAGCCCACTTCCGGCGTCGGAGTCCGTAAAGGCTCCTCCTTTATCAACCTCCGGCGACGGCGACCTCTCTGCAGCGACCAACGAGGGCAAAAAGTCTCCCTTTTTCCCGTTCTACAGCCCGAGCCCAGCTCACTCCTTCTTCTCCAAGAAGACTCCGGCGAGATCTCCGGCGAACTCCAGCTCGACGCCGAAGCGGTTCTTCAAGCGGCCGTTCCCTCCTCCGTCTCCGGCGAAACACATCAGAGCCGTTCTCGCGAGACGGCACGGCTCCGTGAAGCCGAACTCGGCGGCGATCCCCGAAGGCGGCGAAGCGGAGGGAGTGGGGTTGGATAAGAGCTTTGGGTTCTCGAAGAGCTTCGCGAGCAAGTACGAGGTCGGTGATGAGGTTGGTCGTGGCCATTTTGGGTACACTTGTGCTGCTAAGTTTAAGAAAGGTGATTGCAAAGGACAACAAGTCGCTGTTAAGGTTATTCCCAAAGCAAag ATGACGACGGCTATAGCTATTGAAGATGTGAGGAGAGAAGTGAAGATACTGAGAGCTTTGTCTGGTCATGACAACCTTCCTCATTTCTATGATGCTTATGAGGATCATGACAATGTCTATATAGTGATGGA gttATGTGAAGGAGGAGAGCTTTTAGATAGAATACTCTCAAG AGGTGGGAAGTACACGGAGGAGGATGCAAAGACTGTTATGATACAAATACTGAATGTGGTTGCGTTTTGTCATCTCCAAGGCGTTGTACACCGAGATCTCAAACCCGAG AACTTTCTTTTCACCTCAAAGGAAGACACCTCTCAGTTGAAGGCAATAGATTTTGGTTTGTCAGATTACGTGAGACCAG ATGAGAGACTCAATGACATTGTTGGTAGCGCATACTACGTAGCACCTGAAGTTCTACACAGATCCTACAGTACAGAAGCTGATATCTGGAGTGTTGGTGTGATAGTGTACATTCTCTTATGTGGAAGCAGACCGTTTTGGGCAAGGACGGAGTCAGGAATCTTCCGTTCTGTTCTAAAAGCAGATCCTAGTTTCGACGACCCTCCTTGGCCTTTGTTATCTTCAGAGGCTAGAGACTTTGTGAAACGGTTGCTTAATAAAGACCCACGTAAAAGATTAACAGCTGCACAAGCCTTAA GTCATCCATGGATAAAGGACTCAAATGACGCAAAGATTCCATTGGATATTCTTGTTTTCAAACTTATGAGAGCTTATTTAAGATCATCATCTCTCCGTAAAGCTGCATTAAGA GCCTTGTCAAAAACACTTACGGTTGATGAACTGTTTTATCTGAGGGAGCAGTTTGCTTTACTAGAACCTAACAAGAACGGAACTATAAGTCTTGAAAACATCAAATCA GCTCTGATGAAAATGGCAACAGACGCAATGAAGGACTCGCGTATACCTGAGTTCTTAGCACAA CTGAGTGCTCTTCAATATAGAAGAATGGACTTTGAAGAGTTCTGTGCAGCTGCATTGAGTGTTCACCAGCTAGAAGCTCTGGATAGATGGGAACAACACGCTCGTTGTGCTTATGAGCTTTTCGAAAAGGAAGGAAACCGACCCATCATGATAGATGAACTCGCTTCG GAACTTGGTCTTGGTCCTTCTGTACCGGTTCATGCAGTGCTTCATGATTGGCTTAGGCATACCGATGGAAAGCTTAGTTTTCTTGGGTTTGTGAAGTTGTTACATGGTGTGTCTAGCCGCACTATCAAAGCTCATTAG
- the LOC106405659 gene encoding 3-oxoacyl-[acyl-carrier-protein] reductase FabG-like, whose translation MMRNVGSSSSSGKGIAAVVGVGPQLGRSVARKFAHEGYTVAILARDLGRLSRVAEEIAREEKAQVFAIRIDCADPRSVREAFEGVLSLGFVEVLVYNAYHSSSSYPSHHPTSFTHIPFQSFQTSISVSVFAAFLCAQQVIPGMMDKGKGTILFSGCSASLNGVAGFSELCCGKFALRALSQCLAREYQAFGIHVAHVIIDGVVGPPRERNIAPRGTVAEQSFNTGGQDGEGEGESSGVMGMDPDVLAQTYWSLHVQDQRAWTQELDIRPSNTRF comes from the exons ATGATGAGAAACGTAGGGAGTTCGAGCTCCAGCGGGAAAGGCATAGCGGCGGTGGTCGGCGTCGGTCCACAGCTTGGCCGTTCCGTCGCTCGAAAGTTCGCACACGAAGGCTACACCGTCGCCATTCTTGCCCGCGATCTAG GTAGGTTATCTAGAGTGGCAGAAGAGATAGCGAGAGAAGAGAAAGCGCAAGTGTTTGCTATAAGAATTGATTGTGCGGATCCAAGAAGCGTAAGAGAAGCCTTTGAAGGTGTGCTGTCTTTAGGGTTTGTGGAGGTTTTGGTGTACAATGCttatcattcttcttcttcttacccaAGCCACCATCCAACTTCATTCACCCACATTCCGTTCCAATCTTTCCAAACCTCAATTTCCGTTTCTGTCTTCGCTGCATTTCTGTGCGCCCAACAG GTTATTCCGGGGATGATGGATAAAGGGAAAGGAACAATACTCTTCAGCGGTTGCTCGGCGTCATTGAATGGCGTTGCGGGTTTCTCCGAGCTAT GCTGTGGAAAATTTGCGTTGAGGGCTCTTTCTCAATGCTTGGCAAGAGAATATCAAGCTTTTGGAATACATGTGGCTCATGTTATCATCGACGGTGTAGTTGGACCTCCAAG AGAAAGAAACATCGCACCGAGAGGAACGGTCGCAGAGCAATCATTCAATACTGGAGGCCaagatggagaaggagaaggtgAAAGCTCGGGAGTGATGGGAATGGATCCTGATGTATTGGCTCAAACATATTGGAGTCTTCATGTACAAGACCAGAGAGCTTGGACTCAAGAACTCGATATCCGACCATCAAACACAAGGTTCTAG